From Dietzia sp. ANT_WB102, a single genomic window includes:
- a CDS encoding YebC/PmpR family DNA-binding transcriptional regulator: protein MAGHSKWATTKHKKAAIDAKRGKLFAKLVKNIEVAARTGGGDPAGNPTLYDAIQKAKKNSVPADNVERARKRGAGEEAGGAEWETIMYEGYGPNGVALLIECLTDNRNRAAGEVRTAMTRNGGNLADPGSVAYLFTRKGEILLDKGELEEDDVLMAVLEAGAEEVNDLGEQFEVVCEPTDLVQVRTALQDAGIDYESAESGFRASVEVSVDAEGATKVFKLIDALEDSDDVQNVYSNLDVPDDVLAALNE, encoded by the coding sequence TCGACGCCAAACGCGGCAAGCTTTTCGCCAAGCTCGTGAAGAACATCGAGGTGGCGGCCCGCACGGGCGGCGGTGACCCGGCCGGCAACCCCACGCTCTACGACGCCATCCAGAAGGCCAAGAAGAACTCCGTTCCCGCCGACAATGTCGAGCGGGCCCGCAAGCGCGGCGCCGGCGAAGAGGCGGGCGGCGCCGAGTGGGAGACCATCATGTACGAGGGTTACGGCCCGAACGGCGTGGCCCTGCTCATCGAGTGTCTGACCGACAACCGCAATCGCGCCGCTGGCGAAGTGCGCACAGCCATGACCCGCAACGGCGGCAACCTCGCCGATCCGGGTTCTGTCGCTTACCTTTTCACCCGCAAGGGCGAGATCCTGCTGGACAAGGGCGAGCTCGAAGAGGACGACGTCCTCATGGCCGTGCTCGAGGCCGGAGCCGAGGAGGTCAACGACCTCGGCGAGCAGTTCGAGGTGGTCTGCGAACCGACGGATCTCGTCCAGGTGCGCACAGCACTCCAGGACGCCGGCATCGACTACGAGTCCGCTGAATCCGGATTCCGCGCGTCGGTCGAGGTATCCGTAGACGCGGAGGGCGCGACCAAGGTCTTCAAGCTCATCGACGCACTCGAAGACTCCGACGACGTTCAGAACGTCTACTCGAACCTCGACGTGCCGGACGACGTGCTGGCGGCCTTGAACGAGTGA
- a CDS encoding crossover junction endodeoxyribonuclease RuvC: protein MRVMGVDPGLTRCGLALIETEPGRAVTALDVDVVRTTAQQKLEHRLRAVHAMADEWMEIHRPDVIAIERVFAQNQVSTAMGTAQAAGVVALAAAYRDIPVAFHTPSEVKAAITGSGRADKKQMTLMITRILGLQKPPSPADAADALALAVCHSWRAPMQGRVASHDGHIARSRAGFESKVAAAREAAASTAHGGRSAAADQERARAAARGMARTKGVRW, encoded by the coding sequence ATGCGCGTCATGGGTGTGGACCCGGGGCTGACCCGGTGCGGGCTCGCCTTGATCGAGACCGAACCGGGTCGTGCCGTCACGGCTCTGGACGTCGACGTTGTACGCACAACAGCTCAGCAGAAATTGGAACATCGTCTGCGAGCCGTTCACGCGATGGCAGACGAGTGGATGGAGATCCACCGCCCAGATGTGATCGCCATCGAACGGGTCTTCGCGCAGAACCAGGTCTCCACTGCCATGGGCACAGCCCAGGCGGCAGGTGTGGTGGCGCTGGCCGCCGCCTACCGGGACATCCCTGTGGCTTTCCACACCCCGTCGGAGGTCAAGGCGGCCATCACCGGCAGCGGCCGGGCGGATAAGAAGCAGATGACTCTGATGATCACGAGGATCCTCGGGCTGCAGAAACCTCCGAGCCCAGCAGATGCTGCGGATGCCCTGGCGCTGGCTGTATGCCACAGCTGGCGTGCCCCGATGCAGGGACGGGTGGCCTCACACGACGGGCACATCGCGCGATCACGCGCCGGGTTCGAGTCGAAGGTCGCGGCAGCGCGAGAGGCGGCTGCGTCGACTGCACACGGGGGCCGCAGCGCGGCAGCCGATCAGGAGCGGGCCCGCGCCGCGGCCCGGGGCATGGCGCGGACGAAGGGAGTGCGCTGGTGA
- the ruvA gene encoding Holliday junction branch migration protein RuvA — protein MIASIRGTVAEIGLDRCVVETGGVGVLVHATPAALAGLRRGAEGMLHTELVVREDSLTLYGFDSVDARQLFLTVQTVSGVGPRLALAIVATLEPEDLVRALGAGDVKALTRVPGVGKRTAERMVLELKDKVGPVTAGRPEGSPVGAARTSAATEVADALEGLGFSAAEAEKTATSVLAAEPELDPAQALRLALKSLGKR, from the coding sequence GTGATCGCCTCGATCAGAGGGACGGTGGCCGAGATTGGCCTGGACCGCTGCGTGGTGGAGACCGGCGGGGTCGGAGTGCTCGTGCACGCGACCCCGGCCGCGTTGGCGGGTCTGCGCCGGGGTGCCGAGGGCATGCTCCACACCGAATTGGTCGTACGCGAGGACTCGCTGACCCTCTACGGATTCGACTCGGTGGACGCGCGGCAGTTGTTCCTCACTGTGCAGACCGTATCTGGCGTCGGACCCCGATTGGCCCTGGCGATCGTCGCCACCCTCGAGCCGGAGGACCTCGTCAGAGCCCTGGGCGCCGGGGATGTCAAGGCGTTGACCCGGGTTCCCGGGGTGGGCAAGCGGACGGCCGAACGCATGGTCTTGGAACTCAAGGACAAGGTCGGGCCCGTGACGGCCGGCCGGCCCGAGGGTTCGCCGGTCGGCGCCGCCCGAACCTCGGCGGCGACCGAGGTGGCCGATGCCCTCGAGGGCTTGGGCTTCTCCGCGGCAGAGGCGGAGAAGACCGCGACCTCGGTGCTCGCGGCGGAGCCCGAACTTGACCCGGCACAGGCGCTGCGACTGGCCCTCAAGTCCCTCGGTAAGCGCTGA
- the ruvB gene encoding Holliday junction branch migration DNA helicase RuvB, translating into MGAQLDPPGDEYTLDTDVGAGGESELSASVTPFDTDVEGALRPRNLNEFIGQETVREQLDLVLTAATRRGVVPDHLLFSGPPGLGKTSLAMIVAAELGGSLRITSGPALERPGDLAAMLSNLIEGDVLFIDEIHRIARPAEEMLYLAMEDFRIDIMVGKGPGATSIPLEIAPFTLVGATTRSGALTGPLRDRFGFTAHMDFYTDADLARIVTRAAEILAIPVDPDAALEIAGRSRGTPRIANRLLRRVRDFAEVRADGRITVPVARAALEVYEVDELGLDRLDRAVLRALLIQHEGGPVGLSTLAVAVGEESTTLEEVCEPFLVRAGLLARTPRGRTATAAAWEHLRLTRPGKATGDPMLPVEVDQGPGGRD; encoded by the coding sequence ATGGGGGCACAGTTAGACCCACCCGGTGACGAGTACACCCTGGACACCGACGTGGGCGCAGGTGGGGAATCAGAACTGTCCGCGTCCGTGACCCCGTTTGATACCGACGTCGAAGGCGCGCTCCGGCCTCGAAACCTCAATGAGTTCATCGGGCAGGAGACAGTTCGCGAACAACTCGATCTCGTACTCACGGCCGCGACTCGTCGCGGTGTCGTCCCAGACCACCTGCTCTTCTCCGGGCCACCCGGGTTGGGTAAGACCAGTCTCGCGATGATCGTGGCGGCTGAACTCGGCGGTTCATTGCGGATCACCTCAGGGCCCGCCCTCGAACGTCCCGGTGACCTGGCCGCGATGCTGTCCAACCTCATCGAGGGCGACGTACTGTTCATCGACGAGATCCACCGGATCGCCCGCCCCGCTGAGGAGATGCTCTATCTCGCGATGGAGGACTTCCGGATCGACATCATGGTGGGCAAGGGCCCCGGCGCCACCTCGATCCCCCTGGAGATCGCGCCGTTCACGCTGGTCGGCGCCACCACTCGATCCGGTGCACTCACCGGCCCGTTGCGCGACCGGTTCGGGTTCACCGCGCACATGGATTTCTACACTGACGCTGACCTTGCGCGGATCGTCACCCGCGCCGCGGAAATTCTCGCCATTCCCGTGGACCCCGACGCCGCACTGGAAATCGCGGGTCGATCGCGGGGCACGCCCAGGATTGCGAACCGGCTTCTGCGGCGGGTTCGGGACTTCGCCGAAGTCAGAGCCGACGGCCGGATCACCGTCCCCGTCGCCAGAGCAGCGCTCGAGGTGTACGAGGTGGACGAACTGGGGCTCGACCGGCTCGACCGCGCGGTCCTCCGTGCACTGCTCATCCAGCACGAGGGCGGGCCCGTCGGGTTGAGCACACTGGCTGTCGCGGTGGGGGAAGAGTCCACCACCCTCGAAGAGGTCTGTGAGCCCTTCCTTGTCCGGGCTGGGCTGCTCGCGCGCACCCCACGCGGTCGCACCGCGACAGCAGCAGCGTGGGAGCACCTCCGTCTCACCCGACCCGGCAAGGCCACCGGCGACCCGATGCTGCCGGTCGAGGTCGACCAGGGACCCGGCGGGCGCGACTGA